The Streptomyces achromogenes genome window below encodes:
- a CDS encoding Gfo/Idh/MocA family protein yields the protein MRIGLLGTGPWARMVHAPVLAAHDELDLVGVWGRRAEAAKELADRHGTRPYDDVDALLADVDAVAVALPPDVQAQLAVRAAGAGCHLLLDKPVATTVAGARAVVRAAERAGVASVVFFTTRFVPEADAWIAEQAGGGGWFTAHAEWLGDVFHAEGDSPFGTPWRGEKGALWDVGPHALSVLLPVLGDVRRVSAAAHGPGDTVHVVLAHADGVSSTLTLSLTAPPAAAGAGVELRGAAGVRRLPQGDADAGRAFARAADALLGAARDARPHPCDAAFGLRVTEILADAETLLAGAAR from the coding sequence ATGCGCATCGGTCTGCTCGGCACCGGCCCCTGGGCGCGGATGGTGCACGCCCCCGTCCTCGCCGCCCACGACGAACTCGACCTCGTCGGCGTCTGGGGCCGGCGCGCCGAGGCCGCGAAGGAACTGGCCGACCGGCACGGCACCCGGCCCTACGACGACGTCGACGCCCTGCTGGCGGACGTGGACGCGGTGGCCGTCGCCCTGCCGCCGGACGTCCAGGCGCAGCTCGCCGTGCGGGCCGCCGGAGCCGGTTGTCATCTGTTGCTGGACAAGCCCGTCGCCACGACGGTGGCGGGAGCGCGGGCCGTGGTGCGGGCGGCCGAGCGGGCGGGGGTCGCCTCGGTGGTCTTCTTCACCACCCGGTTCGTGCCGGAGGCCGACGCCTGGATCGCCGAGCAGGCGGGCGGCGGGGGCTGGTTCACCGCTCACGCCGAATGGCTCGGGGACGTCTTCCACGCGGAGGGCGACAGCCCGTTCGGCACGCCCTGGCGCGGGGAGAAGGGCGCGCTGTGGGACGTCGGCCCGCACGCGCTGTCGGTGCTGCTGCCGGTCCTCGGCGACGTCCGGCGGGTGTCTGCCGCGGCCCACGGCCCCGGCGACACCGTCCATGTGGTCCTGGCCCACGCGGACGGCGTCTCCAGCACCCTGACGCTGAGCCTGACGGCGCCGCCCGCGGCGGCCGGCGCGGGTGTCGAACTCCGCGGCGCCGCGGGGGTGAGGCGGCTCCCCCAGGGCGACGCGGACGCCGGCCGCGCCTTCGCCCGGGCCGCGGACGCCCTGCTCGGCGCGGCCCGCGACGCGCGCCCCCACCCTTGCGACGCCGCCTTCGGCCTGCGCGTCACCGAGATCCTCGCGGACGCCGAGACCCTGCTGGCGGGCGCGGCACGCTGA
- a CDS encoding MMPL family transporter, with the protein MTDAFGPGSNGPLTIVVDQTSVPSDKRSDLQSQAQKTLNAVPDAATVTPLTPTQDGDVLIGTVYSTQAPQDAVTTGLTNRLKDTTLPDAVSGYDAKGYVTGTTAAQVDFRDIVASRLPLIICVVVGLAFLIILAVFRGLLVAVKAAVLNVLSITASYGVVVAVFQWGWGGPALGVNGDVPIESYVPMMMFAIIFGLSMDYEIFLLSRVHEAWLRTGNAKDSVAHALEITARVITCAALIMVSVFAAFIISDNIVVKMLGLGLAVSVLIDATVVRLLMVPAVMTLLGSHAWWTPRWLDRILPHIDAEGEADTLSGPPPASGRGPAS; encoded by the coding sequence GATCGTCGTCGACCAGACGTCCGTCCCCTCCGACAAGCGCTCCGACCTGCAGTCCCAGGCGCAGAAGACGCTGAACGCCGTACCGGACGCGGCCACCGTCACCCCGTTGACGCCCACCCAGGACGGCGACGTCCTGATCGGCACCGTCTACTCGACCCAGGCGCCGCAGGACGCCGTCACCACCGGCCTGACCAACCGGCTCAAGGACACCACCCTGCCCGACGCGGTCTCCGGCTACGACGCCAAGGGCTATGTCACCGGCACCACGGCCGCCCAGGTCGACTTCCGCGACATCGTCGCCAGCCGGCTCCCGCTGATCATCTGCGTGGTCGTCGGCCTCGCCTTCCTGATCATCCTCGCCGTCTTCCGCGGCCTGCTCGTCGCAGTCAAGGCCGCCGTCCTCAACGTCCTGTCCATCACGGCCTCCTACGGCGTGGTCGTCGCCGTCTTCCAGTGGGGCTGGGGCGGACCCGCGCTGGGCGTCAACGGGGACGTGCCCATCGAGAGCTATGTGCCGATGATGATGTTCGCGATCATCTTCGGCCTCAGCATGGACTACGAGATCTTCCTGCTGTCCCGGGTGCACGAGGCGTGGCTGCGTACCGGGAACGCGAAGGACTCCGTCGCCCACGCTCTGGAGATCACCGCCCGCGTCATCACCTGCGCGGCCCTGATCATGGTGAGCGTGTTCGCGGCGTTCATCATCAGCGACAACATCGTCGTCAAGATGCTGGGCCTCGGACTCGCCGTCAGCGTGCTGATCGACGCGACCGTCGTGCGGCTGCTCATGGTGCCCGCGGTGATGACCCTGCTGGGGTCGCACGCCTGGTGGACGCCGCGGTGGCTGGACCGGATCCTGCCGCACATCGACGCCGAGGGCGAGGCGGATACCCTCAGCGGGCCGCCGCCGGCGTCGGGGCGAGGACCAGCATCGTGA
- a CDS encoding PP2C family protein-serine/threonine phosphatase, with translation MGEQDGDRRGWLRGAPPPRWVRALPLLLVAGVCVATLVSPSPLDIGFLLGAIPPLAVLSYGPAVTAVLGAAVIVMLDVPAFQLDRPGQTDVLTVFSVAALSVFVAFVRRRRDVQLDTERTIAEAAQRAVAPPVPERVGPVRCAGLYRAAQRGTLVGGDFFDVRESAHGVRAVLGDVQGHGLAAVATVSSLLGAFREAVLDQPDLESVAARLDRRLVVDSARVAHAELFATAVLVEFTPDADAVRVVACGHPPPLLLRDGAVTEVDVVPWTPLGLGLPGGAPVTARVLPLRPGDRLFLASDGISEARDATGVFYPLLDRLPALAAGADPATTAGRVWTDVSRHCPDVRDDVRDDVTMLVLAPTPAAAR, from the coding sequence GTGGGAGAACAGGACGGGGACCGGCGGGGCTGGCTGCGGGGCGCGCCACCGCCTCGGTGGGTGCGGGCGCTGCCGCTGCTGCTGGTGGCGGGCGTCTGCGTGGCCACCCTGGTCAGTCCCAGCCCGCTGGACATCGGCTTCCTGCTGGGCGCGATCCCGCCGCTGGCGGTCCTGTCCTACGGTCCCGCGGTGACCGCGGTGCTCGGCGCGGCCGTGATCGTCATGCTGGACGTGCCCGCGTTCCAGCTCGACCGGCCGGGGCAGACCGATGTGCTGACGGTGTTCTCCGTCGCGGCCCTGAGCGTGTTCGTGGCGTTCGTGCGCCGCCGCCGGGACGTCCAGCTGGACACCGAGCGCACCATCGCGGAGGCGGCTCAGCGCGCCGTGGCGCCGCCGGTGCCCGAACGGGTCGGGCCGGTGCGGTGCGCCGGTCTGTACCGGGCGGCGCAGCGCGGGACGCTGGTCGGCGGGGACTTCTTCGACGTGCGCGAGAGCGCTCACGGGGTGCGGGCGGTGCTGGGGGACGTTCAGGGGCACGGGCTGGCGGCGGTGGCGACGGTGTCCTCGCTCCTCGGGGCGTTCCGGGAGGCGGTGCTCGACCAGCCGGACCTGGAGTCGGTGGCGGCCCGTCTGGACCGCAGGCTGGTGGTGGACTCGGCGCGGGTCGCGCACGCCGAACTGTTCGCGACGGCCGTGCTGGTGGAGTTCACCCCGGACGCGGACGCCGTGCGCGTCGTCGCCTGCGGGCATCCGCCGCCCCTGCTGCTGCGCGACGGCGCGGTCACCGAGGTGGACGTCGTGCCGTGGACGCCGCTGGGGCTTGGCCTGCCGGGGGGCGCCCCGGTCACCGCCCGCGTCCTGCCGCTGCGCCCGGGCGACCGGCTCTTCCTCGCCTCCGACGGCATCTCGGAGGCCAGGGACGCGACCGGGGTGTTCTACCCGCTCCTGGACCGGCTGCCCGCGCTGGCGGCCGGCGCCGACCCGGCGACCACGGCCGGCCGGGTCTGGACGGACGTGTCGCGCCACTGCCCCGACGTCCGCGACGACGTCCGCGACGACGTCACGATGCTGGTCCTCGCCCCGACGCCGGCGGCGGCCCGCTGA
- a CDS encoding GNAT family N-acetyltransferase, translating to MTDLVIRALDESDVHLFDTLPDPLRAAEAFRHATYRPHWKRVALRDGRVVARAAWWGGPDDSEPLTVEWFDFADGEEAAGAELLRTAPWRVGLELVMPGDWRADPVVRAAVEARYAAARAAGHTPLVERFVYRWTPRCGLPERPGRLRFAPEPDDAVFFDALRRIHSDTLDAHALKAVAEGGLDRAAQEEIDFFRWCPSPREWWQTARTADGALAGIHVPAHNPSGPCVGFVGVLPEHRGHGYAYDLLAECTHHLAERGAEFIAAATDRTNHPMAAHFAKAGYPVVRERVNFRLD from the coding sequence GTGACCGATCTGGTCATCCGCGCTCTCGACGAGAGCGACGTCCATCTCTTCGACACCCTGCCCGACCCGCTGCGCGCCGCCGAGGCGTTCCGCCATGCCACGTACCGGCCGCACTGGAAGCGGGTCGCCCTGCGCGACGGGCGGGTCGTCGCCCGCGCCGCCTGGTGGGGCGGACCCGACGACAGCGAGCCGCTGACGGTCGAGTGGTTCGACTTCGCCGACGGCGAGGAGGCGGCGGGCGCGGAACTCCTGCGCACCGCGCCCTGGCGGGTCGGCCTGGAGCTGGTCATGCCCGGCGACTGGCGAGCGGACCCCGTCGTGCGGGCCGCCGTCGAGGCCCGGTACGCGGCGGCCCGCGCGGCCGGCCACACCCCGCTGGTGGAACGCTTCGTGTACCGCTGGACGCCGCGGTGCGGGCTGCCCGAGCGGCCCGGACGACTGCGCTTCGCACCCGAGCCCGACGACGCGGTCTTCTTCGACGCCCTGCGCCGCATCCACTCCGACACCCTCGACGCCCACGCGCTGAAGGCCGTCGCCGAGGGCGGGCTCGACCGGGCCGCCCAGGAGGAGATCGACTTCTTCCGCTGGTGCCCGTCCCCCCGCGAGTGGTGGCAGACCGCCCGCACCGCTGACGGCGCGCTGGCCGGCATCCACGTCCCGGCCCACAACCCGTCCGGCCCGTGCGTCGGCTTCGTCGGCGTGCTGCCGGAACACCGGGGGCACGGCTACGCCTACGACCTGCTCGCCGAATGCACGCACCACCTCGCCGAACGGGGCGCGGAGTTCATCGCCGCGGCCACCGACCGGACCAACCACCCGATGGCGGCGCACTTCGCGAAGGCCGGCTATCCGGTCGTCCGCGAACGCGTCAACTTCCGGCTCGACTGA